The Vitis riparia cultivar Riparia Gloire de Montpellier isolate 1030 chromosome 10, EGFV_Vit.rip_1.0, whole genome shotgun sequence genome includes a region encoding these proteins:
- the LOC117923634 gene encoding uncharacterized protein LOC117923634 isoform X3: MDGERVFSEIQDPEVEPLKSRVSSSHLDCEELNNQREQSNSPLIVDSVFQNMSKPGDYDTEFPRGSRLVNAEQLESNADHSMQGKYFYYGSPHYEESGVWIPVSVPPMSESEHEEWTKGFCSNGGHLPEGDMGWSQFIREDKELTMWDVVVEMLVLAQGKVSAFASGGTNGCIIPWVSSHLLEQAWNEMAQTLTAANFGKTREILEAEPPRWLADSSAAACMLCSVRFHPIMCSRHHCRFCGGIFCNECSKGRSLLPAKFRTGDPQRVCDVCFVRLDSVQSYLMDQVSHAAQLPTHDLTDLSTLRSWVNFPWGQSMEYEIYKATNTIQGYNKVGSLKPEKLIPDAILRQAKGLAILTIVKVGMMVTYKIGTGLVVARKEDGSWSPPSAISSFGAGWGAQVGGELTDFIIVLRTNDAVKTFSGNAHLSVGGGLSAAVGIVGRAVEADVRAGDGGFAACYTYSCSKEIP, translated from the exons ATTGTGAAGAACTCAATAACCAAAGAGAACAGAGTAATTCTCCACTCATTGTTGATTCAGTTTTTCAGAACATGTCTAAACCTGGAGATTATGATACAGAATTTCCCCGAGGGTCCAGGCTGGTGAATGCTGAGCAGCTTGAATCCAATGCTGACCATAGCATGCAAGGTAAATACTTCTATTATGGATCACCGCACTATGAAGAATCTGGGGTTTGGATACCCGTTTCAGTCCCACCAATGTCAGAGAGCGAGCATGAAGAGTGGACCAAAGGTTTTTGTTCGAATGGGGGCCACTTACCTGAAGGAGACATGGGGTGGAGTCAGTTCATCAGGGAAGATAAGGAGTTGACCATGTGGGATGTAGTAGTTGAAATGCTAGTTTTGGCCCAAGGAAAAGTGAGTGCTTTTGCTTCTGGTGGTACTAATGGTTGTATAATTCCGTGGGTATCAAGCCATTTACTTGAGCAAGCTTGGAATGAGATGGCTCAAACTCTCACAGCAGCCAATTTTGGTAAAACAAGGGAAATTCTGGAAGCAGAGCCACCAAGATGGTTGGCGGACAGCTCTGCTGCTGCTTGCATGCTCTGCAGCGTGCGGTTTCACCCAATAATGTGCTCAAGGCATCATTGCAGGTTTTGTGGAGGAATATTCTGCAATGAGTGTTCTAAAGGAAGGAGCTTGTTGCCTGCAAAGTTCCGCACTGGGGATCCTCAAAGAGTCTGTGATGTATGTTTCGTGCGGCTTGATTCTGTTCAATCATACTTGATGGACCAAGTAAGTCATGCTGCTCAGTTGCCAACCCACGATCTGACAGACCTCAGTACTTTGAGATCCTGGGTAAATTTTCCATGGGGACAATCCATGGAGTATGAGATTTATAAGGCAACAAACACTATTCAGGGTTATAATAAG GTAGGTTCTCTGAAACCAGAGAAGTTAATTCCAGATGCCATTCTACGGCAAGCGAAAGGCCTTGCAATACTTACCATAGTAAAAGTAGGCATGATGGTTACCTACAAAATTGGAACAGGACTAGTAGTTGCTCGCAAAGAAGATGGTTCATGGTCCCCTCCTTCTGCCATTTCCTCTTTTGGTGCTGGTTGGGGAGCTCAG GTTGGAGGAGAATTGACAGACTTCATAATTGTCTTGAGAACAAATGATGCTGTCAAGACATTTAGTGGTAATGCACATCTGTCAGTTGGAGGAGGCTTGAGTGCAGCTGTTGGCATTGTTGGACGAGCAGTCGAAGCGGATGTACGAGCTGGTGATGGCGGGTTTGCTGCTTGTTATACATATAGCTGTAGTAAAG AAATCCCTTGA
- the LOC117923634 gene encoding uncharacterized protein LOC117923634 isoform X1, whose protein sequence is MDGERVFSEIQDPEVEPLKSRVSSSHLDCEELNNQREQSNSPLIVDSVFQNMSKPGDYDTEFPRGSRLVNAEQLESNADHSMQGKYFYYGSPHYEESGVWIPVSVPPMSESEHEEWTKGFCSNGGHLPEGDMGWSQFIREDKELTMWDVVVEMLVLAQGKVSAFASGGTNGCIIPWVSSHLLEQAWNEMAQTLTAANFGKTREILEAEPPRWLADSSAAACMLCSVRFHPIMCSRHHCRFCGGIFCNECSKGRSLLPAKFRTGDPQRVCDVCFVRLDSVQSYLMDQVSHAAQLPTHDLTDLSTLRSWVNFPWGQSMEYEIYKATNTIQGYNKVGSLKPEKLIPDAILRQAKGLAILTIVKVGMMVTYKIGTGLVVARKEDGSWSPPSAISSFGAGWGAQVGGELTDFIIVLRTNDAVKTFSGNAHLSVGGGLSAAVGIVGRAVEADVRAGDGGFAACYTYSCSKGAFLGCSIEGSIFTTRKQENSRFYGSQSISASDILLGSLPQPPAAAILYRALTDLYQKLDG, encoded by the exons ATTGTGAAGAACTCAATAACCAAAGAGAACAGAGTAATTCTCCACTCATTGTTGATTCAGTTTTTCAGAACATGTCTAAACCTGGAGATTATGATACAGAATTTCCCCGAGGGTCCAGGCTGGTGAATGCTGAGCAGCTTGAATCCAATGCTGACCATAGCATGCAAGGTAAATACTTCTATTATGGATCACCGCACTATGAAGAATCTGGGGTTTGGATACCCGTTTCAGTCCCACCAATGTCAGAGAGCGAGCATGAAGAGTGGACCAAAGGTTTTTGTTCGAATGGGGGCCACTTACCTGAAGGAGACATGGGGTGGAGTCAGTTCATCAGGGAAGATAAGGAGTTGACCATGTGGGATGTAGTAGTTGAAATGCTAGTTTTGGCCCAAGGAAAAGTGAGTGCTTTTGCTTCTGGTGGTACTAATGGTTGTATAATTCCGTGGGTATCAAGCCATTTACTTGAGCAAGCTTGGAATGAGATGGCTCAAACTCTCACAGCAGCCAATTTTGGTAAAACAAGGGAAATTCTGGAAGCAGAGCCACCAAGATGGTTGGCGGACAGCTCTGCTGCTGCTTGCATGCTCTGCAGCGTGCGGTTTCACCCAATAATGTGCTCAAGGCATCATTGCAGGTTTTGTGGAGGAATATTCTGCAATGAGTGTTCTAAAGGAAGGAGCTTGTTGCCTGCAAAGTTCCGCACTGGGGATCCTCAAAGAGTCTGTGATGTATGTTTCGTGCGGCTTGATTCTGTTCAATCATACTTGATGGACCAAGTAAGTCATGCTGCTCAGTTGCCAACCCACGATCTGACAGACCTCAGTACTTTGAGATCCTGGGTAAATTTTCCATGGGGACAATCCATGGAGTATGAGATTTATAAGGCAACAAACACTATTCAGGGTTATAATAAG GTAGGTTCTCTGAAACCAGAGAAGTTAATTCCAGATGCCATTCTACGGCAAGCGAAAGGCCTTGCAATACTTACCATAGTAAAAGTAGGCATGATGGTTACCTACAAAATTGGAACAGGACTAGTAGTTGCTCGCAAAGAAGATGGTTCATGGTCCCCTCCTTCTGCCATTTCCTCTTTTGGTGCTGGTTGGGGAGCTCAG GTTGGAGGAGAATTGACAGACTTCATAATTGTCTTGAGAACAAATGATGCTGTCAAGACATTTAGTGGTAATGCACATCTGTCAGTTGGAGGAGGCTTGAGTGCAGCTGTTGGCATTGTTGGACGAGCAGTCGAAGCGGATGTACGAGCTGGTGATGGCGGGTTTGCTGCTTGTTATACATATAGCTGTAGTAAAG GCGCATTCTTGGGATGTTCGATTGAGGGAAGCATCTTCACCACCCGCAAACAAGAGAATTCTCGATTTTATGGTAGCCAGTCAATCAGTGCATCTGACATTCTTCTGGGTTCATTGCCTCAGCCACCAGCGGCCGCCATCCTCTATCGTGCGTTGACTGATCTATATCAAAAGCTTGATGGATGA
- the LOC117923634 gene encoding uncharacterized protein LOC117923634 isoform X2, whose amino-acid sequence MSKPGDYDTEFPRGSRLVNAEQLESNADHSMQGKYFYYGSPHYEESGVWIPVSVPPMSESEHEEWTKGFCSNGGHLPEGDMGWSQFIREDKELTMWDVVVEMLVLAQGKVSAFASGGTNGCIIPWVSSHLLEQAWNEMAQTLTAANFGKTREILEAEPPRWLADSSAAACMLCSVRFHPIMCSRHHCRFCGGIFCNECSKGRSLLPAKFRTGDPQRVCDVCFVRLDSVQSYLMDQVSHAAQLPTHDLTDLSTLRSWVNFPWGQSMEYEIYKATNTIQGYNKVGSLKPEKLIPDAILRQAKGLAILTIVKVGMMVTYKIGTGLVVARKEDGSWSPPSAISSFGAGWGAQVGGELTDFIIVLRTNDAVKTFSGNAHLSVGGGLSAAVGIVGRAVEADVRAGDGGFAACYTYSCSKGAFLGCSIEGSIFTTRKQENSRFYGSQSISASDILLGSLPQPPAAAILYRALTDLYQKLDG is encoded by the exons ATGTCTAAACCTGGAGATTATGATACAGAATTTCCCCGAGGGTCCAGGCTGGTGAATGCTGAGCAGCTTGAATCCAATGCTGACCATAGCATGCAAGGTAAATACTTCTATTATGGATCACCGCACTATGAAGAATCTGGGGTTTGGATACCCGTTTCAGTCCCACCAATGTCAGAGAGCGAGCATGAAGAGTGGACCAAAGGTTTTTGTTCGAATGGGGGCCACTTACCTGAAGGAGACATGGGGTGGAGTCAGTTCATCAGGGAAGATAAGGAGTTGACCATGTGGGATGTAGTAGTTGAAATGCTAGTTTTGGCCCAAGGAAAAGTGAGTGCTTTTGCTTCTGGTGGTACTAATGGTTGTATAATTCCGTGGGTATCAAGCCATTTACTTGAGCAAGCTTGGAATGAGATGGCTCAAACTCTCACAGCAGCCAATTTTGGTAAAACAAGGGAAATTCTGGAAGCAGAGCCACCAAGATGGTTGGCGGACAGCTCTGCTGCTGCTTGCATGCTCTGCAGCGTGCGGTTTCACCCAATAATGTGCTCAAGGCATCATTGCAGGTTTTGTGGAGGAATATTCTGCAATGAGTGTTCTAAAGGAAGGAGCTTGTTGCCTGCAAAGTTCCGCACTGGGGATCCTCAAAGAGTCTGTGATGTATGTTTCGTGCGGCTTGATTCTGTTCAATCATACTTGATGGACCAAGTAAGTCATGCTGCTCAGTTGCCAACCCACGATCTGACAGACCTCAGTACTTTGAGATCCTGGGTAAATTTTCCATGGGGACAATCCATGGAGTATGAGATTTATAAGGCAACAAACACTATTCAGGGTTATAATAAG GTAGGTTCTCTGAAACCAGAGAAGTTAATTCCAGATGCCATTCTACGGCAAGCGAAAGGCCTTGCAATACTTACCATAGTAAAAGTAGGCATGATGGTTACCTACAAAATTGGAACAGGACTAGTAGTTGCTCGCAAAGAAGATGGTTCATGGTCCCCTCCTTCTGCCATTTCCTCTTTTGGTGCTGGTTGGGGAGCTCAG GTTGGAGGAGAATTGACAGACTTCATAATTGTCTTGAGAACAAATGATGCTGTCAAGACATTTAGTGGTAATGCACATCTGTCAGTTGGAGGAGGCTTGAGTGCAGCTGTTGGCATTGTTGGACGAGCAGTCGAAGCGGATGTACGAGCTGGTGATGGCGGGTTTGCTGCTTGTTATACATATAGCTGTAGTAAAG GCGCATTCTTGGGATGTTCGATTGAGGGAAGCATCTTCACCACCCGCAAACAAGAGAATTCTCGATTTTATGGTAGCCAGTCAATCAGTGCATCTGACATTCTTCTGGGTTCATTGCCTCAGCCACCAGCGGCCGCCATCCTCTATCGTGCGTTGACTGATCTATATCAAAAGCTTGATGGATGA
- the LOC117924019 gene encoding BES1/BZR1 homolog protein 4-like isoform X1, with protein MTGTRLPTWKERENNKRRERRRRAIAAKIYSGLRMYGNYKLPKHCDNNEVLKALCNEAGWTVEEDGTTYRKGCKPVERMDIMGGSASASPCSSYQPSPCASYNPSPCASYNPSPCASYNPSPASSSFPSPVSSRYAANANVSADANALIPWLKNLSSGSSSTSSKFPHHLYIHGGSISAPVTPPLSSPTARTPRLKNDWDDTTGGPGWAGQRYFLPSSTPPSPGRQVHPDSGWFAGMQIPQGGPASPTFSLVSANPFGFKEEVLAGGGSRMWTPGQSGTCSPAVAAGSDHTADVPMADGIAAEFAFGSNTTGLVKPWEGERIHEECGSDELELTLGSSRTR; from the exons ATGACAGGAACGAGGCTCCCAACATGGAAGGAGAGGGAGAACAACAAGCGGAGAGAGAGGAGACGGCGGGCGATCGCCGCGAAGATCTACTCCGGTTTGCGTATGTACGGTAACTATAAACTGCCTAAGCACTGCGACAACAACGAGGTCTTGAAAGCTCTCTGCAACGAGGCCGGTTGGACGGTTGAAGAAGACGGCACCACTTACAGAAAG gGATGCAAACCTGTGGAACGCATGGATATTATGGGTGGCTCAGCATCAGCAAGTCCATGCTCATCATACCAGCCAAGCCCATGTGCCTCCTACAATCCAAGCCCATGTGCCTCCTATAATCCAAGCCCATGTGCCTCCTACAATCCAAGCCCTGCCTCTTCATCTTTCCCAAGCCCTGTCTCATCCCGTTATGCTGCCAATGCGAATGTTAGTGCTGATGCCAATGCCCTCATTCCATGGCTCAAAAACCTCTCATCTGGTTCATCATCAACTTCATCCAAGTTCCCCCACCATCTCTACATCCATGGAGGTTCTATAAGTGCTCCAGTTACCCCTCCATTGAGCTCTCCAACTGCCCGAACTCCACGACTCAAGAATGACTGGGATGATACAACTGGTGGGCCAGGCTGGGCCGGGCAGCGCTACTTCCTGCCTTCTTCCACCCCTCCAAGCCCTGGCCGTCAGGTTCATCCTGATTCAGGATGGTTTGCCGGTATGCAAATTCCCCAAGGTGGGCCAGCATCTCCCACATTCAGCCTTGTCTCAGCAAACCCATTTGGTTTTAAAGAGGAGGTTTTAGCAGGTGGAGGATCTCGAATGTGGACTCCTGGGCAAAGTGGGACATGCTCTCCTGCAGTTGCTGCGGGATCTGATCATACAGCTGATGTTCCAATGGCAGATGGGATTGCAGCTGAGTTTGCATTTGGCAGCAATACAACAGGGTTGGTGAAGCCATGGGAAGGAGAGAGGATCCATGAAGAATGTGGATCCGATGAACTTGAGCTCACCCTTGGGAGCTCTAGAACCAG ATAA
- the LOC117924019 gene encoding BES1/BZR1 homolog protein 4-like isoform X2, which produces MTGTRLPTWKERENNKRRERRRRAIAAKIYSGLRMYGNYKLPKHCDNNEVLKALCNEAGWTVEEDGTTYRKGCKPVERMDIMGGSASASPCSSYQPSPCASYNPSPCASYNPSPCASYNPSPASSSFPSPVSSRYAANANVSADANALIPWLKNLSSGSSSTSSKFPHHLYIHGGSISAPVTPPLSSPTARTPRLKNDWDDTTGGPGWAGQRYFLPSSTPPSPGRQVHPDSGWFAGMQIPQGGPASPTFSLVSANPFGFKEEVLAGGGSRMWTPGQSGTCSPAVAAGSDHTADVPMADGIAAEFAFGSNTTGLVKPWEGERIHEECGSDELELTLGSSRTR; this is translated from the exons ATGACAGGAACGAGGCTCCCAACATGGAAGGAGAGGGAGAACAACAAGCGGAGAGAGAGGAGACGGCGGGCGATCGCCGCGAAGATCTACTCCGGTTTGCGTATGTACGGTAACTATAAACTGCCTAAGCACTGCGACAACAACGAGGTCTTGAAAGCTCTCTGCAACGAGGCCGGTTGGACGGTTGAAGAAGACGGCACCACTTACAGAAAG gGATGCAAACCTGTGGAACGCATGGATATTATGGGTGGCTCAGCATCAGCAAGTCCATGCTCATCATACCAGCCAAGCCCATGTGCCTCCTACAATCCAAGCCCATGTGCCTCCTATAATCCAAGCCCATGTGCCTCCTACAATCCAAGCCCTGCCTCTTCATCTTTCCCAAGCCCTGTCTCATCCCGTTATGCTGCCAATGCGAATGTTAGTGCTGATGCCAATGCCCTCATTCCATGGCTCAAAAACCTCTCATCTGGTTCATCATCAACTTCATCCAAGTTCCCCCACCATCTCTACATCCATGGAGGTTCTATAAGTGCTCCAGTTACCCCTCCATTGAGCTCTCCAACTGCCCGAACTCCACGACTCAAGAATGACTGGGATGATACAACTGGTGGGCCAGGCTGGGCCGGGCAGCGCTACTTCCTGCCTTCTTCCACCCCTCCAAGCCCTGGCCGTCAGGTTCATCCTGATTCAGGATGGTTTGCCGGTATGCAAATTCCCCAAGGTGGGCCAGCATCTCCCACATTCAGCCTTGTCTCAGCAAACCCATTTGGTTTTAAAGAGGAGGTTTTAGCAGGTGGAGGATCTCGAATGTGGACTCCTGGGCAAAGTGGGACATGCTCTCCTGCAGTTGCTGCGGGATCTGATCATACAGCTGATGTTCCAATGGCAGATGGGATTGCAGCTGAGTTTGCATTTGGCAGCAATACAACAGGGTTGGTGAAGCCATGGGAAGGAGAGAGGATCCATGAAGAATGTGGATCCGATGAACTTGAGCTCACCCTTGGGAGCTCTAGAACCAGGTAA